In Catenulispora sp. EB89, the genomic window TGTAGGAGTGTCCGGTAACCCAGCCGACGTCAGCCGTGCACCAGTAGACGTCCGTCTCCGGCTTCAGGTCGAACACCGCGTGATGGGTGTACGAAGCCTGCGTCAGGTAGCCGCCGGTGGTGTGCAGGATCCCCTTGGGCTTACCCGTGGTGCCGGACGTGTAGAGGATGAACAGCGGATTCTCGCTGTCGAACGCCTCCGGGGTGTGCTCGGTGCTCGCGGCACCGACGGTGTCGTGCCACCAGACGTCCTTGTCGCCCCACGCGACGTCCGCGCCGGTGCGCTTGACGACGAGCACGTGCTCGATGGTCTCCGCGCCCGCGGCGGCCTCGTCGGCGTTCGCCTTGAGGTTCACGGTGCCGCCGCGGCGGTGGTAGCCGTCCGCGGTGATGAGCAGCTTGGCGCCGGCGTCCTCGATGCGCGCGCGGAGCGCGTCGGGGGAGAACGCCGCGAACACCACGGAGTGCACCGCACCGATGCGCGCACAGGCGAGCATCGCTACAGCGGTCTCCGGGATCATCGGCATGTAGATCGCGACCCGGTCGCCCTGGCGCACCCCGAGCTCGGTCAGGGCGTTGGCGGCCTTGGAGACCTCGTCCTTGAGCTCGGCATAGGTGATGGCGCGGGAGTCGCCGGGCTCCCCCTCGAAGTGGATCGCGACACGGTCGCCGTTGCCGGCTTCGACGTGCCGGTCCACGCAGTTGTAGGCGACGTTGAGCTTCCCGCCGACGAACCACTTCGCCACCGGCTTGCCCGACCAGTCCAGCACCTCGCTCCAGGGGGCGCCCCAGGACAGGCGCTGGGCCTGCGTCTCCCAGAACGCCAGCCGGTCCGTCTCGGCCGCCGCGTACGCGTCGGCCTTGACGTTCGCGGCGGCGGCGAAGTCCGCGGGCGGCGCGAACCGGCGGTCCTCACGGAGCAAATTGGAAAGGGCCTCGTTCGACACCGTCTCTCCTCGTTCGATGCATTATGACAGTGGTCACACTTTATCCAGGCAGTAGCACACCAAGGGACGGCCCGGAACACAAGGGTTTCGGCCCGATTGGTATAGACCTTTTACCTGGAGACACGGCACGCCGCCCACCAGGACCCGATTCGGCGGGCGGCGTGCTCACGGTGCCGCGTGATGATCAACGAGTGATGGACGGCTGATCACCGCGTCAGCGGCGGAAGCTTAGCGCCGGGGCCGCGCGGTCAGCGGTGGCTGAGCCGTTCGCGCACTTCACGGGTGTGCCGGCGGGCCACGGGGATGGACGTCCCGCTGACGATGACGGTCAGGTGGCCGCTCTCCCACCGGGTCTCGGAGACGGCGTCCACGCGGACCAGGAAGCGGCGGTGGGTGCGGGCGAAGCCGGCGCCGGACCAGTGCTCCTCCAGGACCGCCAGGGGGATGCGGACCAGGTGGCTGCTCTTGGTCGTGTACAGGCGCACGTAGTCGCCCTGGGCTTCCGCGTAGGAGACGTCCTGGCGCGGGACGAAGCGCGTGACGCCGGCCAACTCCACAGGGATGACGTCGTAGGGACCCGGTTCCGGGGCCCTACGCGGTGCGGACGCCGGTGCCATCCGGCGGAGGGCTTCGGCGAGGCGTTCTGCCCGGACCGGCTTGAGGAGGTAGTCGGAGGCGTGCAGGTCGAACGCCTCTAGAGCGAACTCTTCATGTGCGGTCACGAAGACGATCTGCGGAGGCGTGGCGAACTGGTTGAGGAGTGCCGCTATCTCCAGACCGTCCAGGCCTGGCATACGGATGTCGAGGAACAGTGCGTCCACTGGAGAGTTCTTCAGAACTCTCAACGCCTCTTCTCCGTCGTTGGCGGTCCGTACGGAGGAGACGCGGGGGTCGCGGGACAGGAGGTAGGCGAGTTCGGCGACGGCCGGGGGCTCGTCGTCGACCACGAGCACGCGCAGGCCGGTCGGCGTCGCGATGGTCATGCGGTCTGTCGTCCCTACTTCTTGGGGATCCGGATCACCACGGTGGTACCCGCTCCGGGCTCGGACTCGATCGCCAGGCCGTAGGCGGTTCCGTAGACCGCGCGCAGCCGCTCGTGGACGTTGGACAGGCCGACCGAGGTGCGCGTGCCGGGCTCGGCCGGCGCGAGGGCTTCGCGCAGCACGTCCGGGGTGATGCCGACGCCGTCGTCCGCGACCGTGATGCGGTAGTGGTGCCGGGTCGGTTCGGCGGTGATCGTGACGTGGCCGGGGCCTGGCTTGCCTTCCAGGCCGTGCCTTACCGCGTTCTCCACTATGGGCTGAACGCATAGGAAGGGAACTTCCACAGGAAGCACCTCGGGGGCGATCCGCAGACTCACCTGGAGGCGTTCTCCGAAGCGGGCACGTTCCAGCAACAGGTAGCGGTCCACGCAGCGCAGTTCCTCGGCGAGCGTCGTGAACTCGCCGTGGGCGCGGAACGAGTAGCGGGTGAAGTCCGCGAACTCCAGGAGGAGCTCTCTGGCGCGCTCTGGGTCGGTGCGCGTAAAAGAGGCGATGGCCGTCAGGGAGTTGTAGATGAAGTGCGGAGAGATCTGCGCACGCAACGCCCTGAGTTCGGTCTCCATCAGGCGGGTCCGCGACCGGTCGAGTTCGGCCAGCTCGATCTGCGTGGCGACCCAGTACGCGACCTCGCCGACGGCCCGCACCAGGGCCACTGAGGTGTTGGAGCTGTAGACGGACAGGGTCCCGATCGCGGTACTGCTGCCGTCGCGCAGCCCCCCGATGCTGCTCGGCGGGATGATCGGGGCGACGACCGCGTGGCGGATCACGCAGGAGTCGCTGCCGCAGTGCACTTCCTCGGGGCCGAGGACACGGACGGTCCCGGACTTGAGAGCCTCTGTAGAGAGCTCATAGGAGTCCTGAGAGTGCCGGTGCTGTCCGGCGCCGTCCCACGTGAGGGTGCGCTCGGTGTCGTTGAACGCCAGCGCCGCGGTGCCGAGGAGCGGCCGCAGATGCCGTGCGGCGCGGCGGGTGGAGTCCGGGGTCAGGCCGACCCGGAGCGGGGGGCCGGCCAGGGCGACGGCGTGCATGGCGGCGTAGGCGGCGCGCTCGGCGGACGTCCCGGCCAGGCGGTGCCGCTGGACGGCACGGGACACCGCGACCGCCGGGGCGACGAGCGCGGCCACGATGCCGACGGTGGCGGGGTTGGATGCCACATGTCCCAGTCTGGTGCGGTCGGGGTGCGAAGTCGAGTGTGTCGGTGGCCTGATGTCGGCGAAGTGCGGGACGTGGCGACCGTGCCGGTCGCGCCCGATTCTCGTCTCGGTCGTGTCTGGGTCGCCTACTCCGAACGGTCGTGCTATTTTTGTCTTGTGAGCAAGGGCGAGGAGACCCGCAGGCAGGTGCTGGAAGCGGCCGTCGAGGTCGCGGCCTCCAGCGGGCTGGCCTCGCTCACCATCGGCTCGTTGGCCGAGCGGACCGGGATGTCCAAGAGCGGCCTGTTCGCGCACTTCAAGTCCAAGGAGGCGCTCCAGGTCCAGGTCCTGGAGTTCGCCAGCGAGGCGTTCGTCCAGGACGTCGTCCGGCCGGCGCTGTCCGCCCCGCGCGGCGAGAAGCGGATCACGACGCTTTTCGAGAGCTGGCTGGCGGTGTCGCGCGACGGCACCGCGGAGT contains:
- a CDS encoding LytR/AlgR family response regulator transcription factor; translated protein: MTIATPTGLRVLVVDDEPPAVAELAYLLSRDPRVSSVRTANDGEEALRVLKNSPVDALFLDIRMPGLDGLEIAALLNQFATPPQIVFVTAHEEFALEAFDLHASDYLLKPVRAERLAEALRRMAPASAPRRAPEPGPYDVIPVELAGVTRFVPRQDVSYAEAQGDYVRLYTTKSSHLVRIPLAVLEEHWSGAGFARTHRRFLVRVDAVSETRWESGHLTVIVSGTSIPVARRHTREVRERLSHR
- a CDS encoding sensor histidine kinase; this encodes MASNPATVGIVAALVAPAVAVSRAVQRHRLAGTSAERAAYAAMHAVALAGPPLRVGLTPDSTRRAARHLRPLLGTAALAFNDTERTLTWDGAGQHRHSQDSYELSTEALKSGTVRVLGPEEVHCGSDSCVIRHAVVAPIIPPSSIGGLRDGSSTAIGTLSVYSSNTSVALVRAVGEVAYWVATQIELAELDRSRTRLMETELRALRAQISPHFIYNSLTAIASFTRTDPERARELLLEFADFTRYSFRAHGEFTTLAEELRCVDRYLLLERARFGERLQVSLRIAPEVLPVEVPFLCVQPIVENAVRHGLEGKPGPGHVTITAEPTRHHYRITVADDGVGITPDVLREALAPAEPGTRTSVGLSNVHERLRAVYGTAYGLAIESEPGAGTTVVIRIPKK
- a CDS encoding TetR/AcrR family transcriptional regulator, producing MSKGEETRRQVLEAAVEVAASSGLASLTIGSLAERTGMSKSGLFAHFKSKEALQVQVLEFASEAFVQDVVRPALSAPRGEKRITTLFESWLAVSRDGTAECLFVSAAWEYDDQPGPVRDRLVRMHLDFSDSVAQMFRTGIAEGFFAADADPEQFAHDLHGIMLIYFQAHRLLGDARAEERARRAFSRLIESNR